The genome window GGTGGCGATGCCGTAGAACGACAGCGAGACGATCATGAATTTCAGGATCGGATCGGTACGCAGCTTGTGCCAGGCGCCCGACAAGGTCATGATGCCGTTGATCATGCCGCCCCAGCTTGGTGCCAGCAGGACCAGCGAGAAGACCATGCCGATCGATTGCGTCCAGTCAGGCAATGCCGTGTAGTGCAGGTGATGCGGGCCCGCCCACATGTAGGTGAAGATCAGCGCCCAGAAGTGGACGATCGACAAACGGTACGAGTACACGGGGCGCTCGGCCTGTTTCGGGATGAAGTAGTAGACCATGCCCAGGTAGCCGGCGGTCAGGATGAAACCCACCGCGTTATGGCCGTACCACCACTGGATCATGGCATCCTGCACGCCCGCATAGGCGGAATACGACTTGGTGAACGAGGCTGGCATGACGGCGCCATTGACCACGTGCAAAATCGTCACGGCCAGGATGTAGGCGCCGAAGAACCAGTTGGCCACGTAGATGTGCTTGACCTTGCGCTTGATCAGGGTGCCGAAGAACACGATGGCGTAGGCGATCCAGACGACGGCGATGAGGATGGCGATAGGCCATTCCAGCTCGGCGTATTCCTTGCCGCGGGTCAGGCCCATGGGCAGGCTGACGACCGCGCACAGGATCACCGCTTGCCAGCCCCAGAACGTGAAGGCGGCCAGTTTGTCGGAAAACAGGCGCACCTGGCAGGTGCGTTGTACAACGTAGTACGAGGTGGCG of Janthinobacterium sp. PAMC25594 contains these proteins:
- the ccoN gene encoding cytochrome-c oxidase, cbb3-type subunit I; translation: MDQSLNYNYKIVKQFAVATVVWGIIGMLVGVIIAAQLAWPALNLDIPWLTYGRLRPLHTNAVIFAFGICGLFATSYYVVQRTCQVRLFSDKLAAFTFWGWQAVILCAVVSLPMGLTRGKEYAELEWPIAILIAVVWIAYAIVFFGTLIKRKVKHIYVANWFFGAYILAVTILHVVNGAVMPASFTKSYSAYAGVQDAMIQWWYGHNAVGFILTAGYLGMVYYFIPKQAERPVYSYRLSIVHFWALIFTYMWAGPHHLHYTALPDWTQSIGMVFSLVLLAPSWGGMINGIMTLSGAWHKLRTDPILKFMIVSLSFYGIATFEGPMMSIKTINSLSHYTDWTVAHVHAGALGWVGFITMGSIYYLLPRLAGRTQMHSTRLVDVHFWVATIGIVLYIAAMWIAGVMQGLMWRAVNPDGTLTYTFVESVKATYPYYVVRVAGGLLYLSGMCIMGYNTWMTLRGSKLPVARIPELNAAHA